The Aquicella siphonis DNA segment GCACTTTTGTCAGTTGTCGGGTATGTCTCCGTTATTTTTAAATATACCTACATGGCCTTAACAGATTAATGCTCTCTTGTCACTGGGGAGATTCCCCAGGGGAAATTCCTGATGCAAATGTGCAGTTAACTTTCTTTATAATTCGTTCTGCAACCTGTCATTACAACAGGAATAAAGGAGCATGCTATATGAAAAAACAATATTCTCGCATCGAACATATAAAGGAATTTGAACTTGCCCCGGAATGGGCGTTATTTTCACAGGAAACAGTAGCCGCAATACGAGATTGTTCATTGGCAACGTTGGAGCGAGAACGCTGGATTGGCATAGGGATTCCATTTGTTAAAATGGGCAGGCTGGTTCGATATAAGAAAGAAGATGTACTGATATGGATAGGAAAGCATAAATCCAGGCAGTCAACTTCTGATGGTTCGGTAATTTCATAGTTTTTCGAAGTTATTCATATAACCCTAGGAAAATACGAACTTGGAGAATAATTATGAAAATAAAAAATTTATTTCACGCATTTCATTCTGGTGCCGATAAGAATGACGTTAGTTCCACAGATGCTGAATGGACTGAACCAGAGTCTATCCAAAATGTATTAATGGAAGTTCATCCTTTGCCGGTAAACCATATTCCAGAGCCATATCGTGACTGGATTACGGATGTTGCCGAGCGTATGCAATGCCATCTGGATTTTGTCGCGGTCGCCGCCATTGTCTTGACCTCTGCATTGATTGGCAGCGGATGCGGCATCAAGCCTAAACAACAGGATGACTGGCTGGTGATACCAAACCTATGGGGCGGCCTGATTGGCCGTCCTGGGATGCTGAAAACGCCTTCTGTGGGTGAGGTCATGCGGTTACTAAAGCCTTTGGAAGCGTCTGCCAAGAAGGCTTACGATGCGGATATGGCTCGTTATCTGGCAGATATGGAGGTCTACAAAGCCACCAGAGAAGCCATTAAAGCAGAGTTGATCAAGAGAAAGAAACAGGAACTGAAAG contains these protein-coding regions:
- a CDS encoding DNA-binding protein; translation: MKKQYSRIEHIKEFELAPEWALFSQETVAAIRDCSLATLERERWIGIGIPFVKMGRLVRYKKEDVLIWIGKHKSRQSTSDGSVIS
- a CDS encoding DUF3987 domain-containing protein gives rise to the protein MKIKNLFHAFHSGADKNDVSSTDAEWTEPESIQNVLMEVHPLPVNHIPEPYRDWITDVAERMQCHLDFVAVAAIVLTSALIGSGCGIKPKQQDDWLVIPNLWGGLIGRPGMLKTPSVGEVMRLLKPLEASAKKAYDADMARYLADMEVYKATREAIKAELIKRKKQELKGKSAANSLETSALTEELHAASEPVKPVWKRYKTNDPTVEKLSELLAENPRGLLLRRDELAGLLASWERDGRDADRAFFIEAWNGDGSMTIDRIGRGTIHVKNLCVSIFGNTQPDKITPYLYQSMCGKDNDGLFQRFQLMVYPDEPSNWRLIDRPANESAIH